A genomic segment from Glycine max cultivar Williams 82 chromosome 1, Glycine_max_v4.0, whole genome shotgun sequence encodes:
- the LOC100808693 gene encoding copper transporter 2 — translation MEMHPGDDMPMSNGRDHNSMKMHMSLYWGKDAIVLFSGWPKHSVGHYILAILFVFFLAIIAEVVSNKPNIKRGTNPIIGGLAQATFYVFRISLLYLVMLAVMSFNLGIFIAAVAGHTLGFFLAKSRALALANREQESSSDAQKV, via the coding sequence ATGGAAATGCATCCAGGAGATGACATGCCAATGTCTAATGGAAGAGATCATAATAGCATGAAGATGCACATGAGCCTCTATTGGGGCAAAGATGCCATAGTACTTTTCTCTGGGTGGCCTAAGCACAGTGTTGGCCACTACATCTTGGCCATCTTGTTTGTGTTTTTCCTTGCAATCATTGCCGAGGTTGTCTCCAACAAACCCAACATCAAGCGTGGGACTAATCCTATAATAGGAGGGTTGGCTCAAGCAACCTTCTATGTCTTCCGCATAAGCTTACTTTACTTGGTCATGCTTGCTGTCATGTCCTTCAATTTGGGAATCTTCATAGCTGCTGTAGCTGGCCACACCTTGGGCTTCTTCCTTGCCAAGTCTCGTGCTTTAGCTCTTGCCAATAGAGAACAAGAGTCCTCCTCGGATGCTCAAAAAGTTTGA